The proteins below are encoded in one region of Halococcus saccharolyticus DSM 5350:
- a CDS encoding glycoside hydrolase family 26 protein, translating to MNRRTFLRSIGLVGAVGTSGCAAQLNPVAETPTPELTPTPEPPATRAGTALTGMYPGGPNREDAIANLELYTEWLDRPPAVAVVFVDGLIPDGAKQGFVEGPLTDIWNAGHVPMITWQPFAQEKQQTSETVEREIAAGEHDDHLSSWATLLDAWARPYGERTRGRRFYFRPAHEMNGDWFPWSAVESSRIDSTVTPVQNGSRTTNATGGENPAAGTPEEYVEMWRRLYDAFGTTDLDATNIQWVWAVNADEVGGIRMERYYPGDEYTDWVGLDGFNFGGSQSYSSWRTPQELFDPILGRLRELTDKPVALTEFASSSFTGSEGDGEYRPARKADWIEAAYEYVAANDIKMTCWFNVDKAGADEADWAVFGSERGTEQASVSGTEYAAYAAYNRTVSGDDFLGALTDYPPLLTDAEFAGEF from the coding sequence ATGAACCGCCGGACGTTTCTTCGATCGATCGGGCTGGTCGGCGCTGTCGGGACGAGCGGCTGTGCGGCACAGCTCAACCCGGTTGCCGAAACGCCGACGCCGGAGCTCACGCCGACGCCCGAACCGCCAGCAACCCGTGCGGGAACGGCGCTCACCGGGATGTATCCCGGCGGGCCGAACCGCGAGGACGCGATCGCGAACCTCGAACTGTACACGGAGTGGCTCGACCGGCCGCCCGCGGTCGCGGTCGTGTTCGTCGACGGGCTGATCCCCGACGGCGCGAAGCAGGGGTTCGTCGAGGGCCCGCTGACCGACATCTGGAACGCGGGCCACGTTCCGATGATCACGTGGCAGCCGTTCGCACAGGAAAAACAGCAGACGAGCGAGACCGTCGAGCGTGAGATCGCCGCAGGCGAACACGACGACCACCTGTCGTCGTGGGCGACGCTGCTCGATGCGTGGGCCCGGCCGTACGGCGAACGGACACGTGGACGGCGCTTTTACTTCCGACCCGCCCACGAGATGAACGGCGACTGGTTCCCGTGGAGCGCGGTCGAGTCGAGTCGCATCGATTCGACCGTCACCCCTGTCCAGAACGGCTCCCGAACCACGAACGCCACCGGCGGCGAGAACCCCGCAGCCGGAACACCCGAAGAGTACGTCGAGATGTGGCGGCGGCTGTACGACGCGTTCGGGACGACCGATCTCGACGCGACGAACATTCAGTGGGTTTGGGCGGTCAACGCCGACGAGGTCGGCGGGATTCGGATGGAACGGTACTACCCGGGCGACGAGTACACCGACTGGGTCGGCCTCGACGGGTTCAACTTCGGCGGGAGTCAGTCGTATTCGAGCTGGCGTACCCCCCAGGAACTGTTCGATCCGATACTCGGACGGCTGCGCGAACTGACCGACAAGCCGGTGGCGCTGACCGAGTTCGCGTCGAGTTCGTTCACGGGCTCGGAAGGCGACGGCGAGTACCGACCCGCGCGAAAAGCCGACTGGATCGAGGCGGCCTACGAGTACGTCGCCGCGAACGATATCAAGATGACCTGCTGGTTCAACGTCGACAAGGCTGGGGCCGACGAGGCCGACTGGGCGGTGTTCGGCAGCGAACGCGGCACCGAACAGGCGTCGGTCTCGGGCACGGAGTACGCCGCGTACGCCGCCTACAATCGGACTGTTTCCGGCGACGACTTCCTGGGTGCGCTGACCGACTACCCGCCCCTGCTGACCGACGCCGAGTTCGCCGGCGAATTCTGA